The following DNA comes from Gemmatimonadota bacterium.
ACACCGGCTCTGGCTCTCATTATCATCTGGTTGGAATGCGGTTCTACAAAGTAAAGCGAGACATGCTGGTAATTGAAGCTCTGTTGCACTTCGTGAACAATGCGCCGGAAAATTTCATCCGGGTCGAGGGTTGACAGGGCCATTTGCGCGATGCGATTGTTGGTGGTCAGATGCGCGGCTCGCCGTTTTTCCGCTGCGAGGAGGCGGGCGATTTCGATGTTGCGCTGGCGCAGGCTTTGAGATTGATGGCGCGCCAGATTTCGATAGCGCATTTCGTGGTAGTAAGCCGATATGCGCAGCAAGATTTCGTCAAATATGGCTTCGGCATTGTGCGCAAAATTTTCCAGGCGTTTCAGAACGGTTTTCTTCAAGGCAATGAGCAATCGACAAGCCGCGTCAGGGGTAAAAGCATTGATTTCGCCTGAAAAGATGCGCTGACGGAGCAGGTGATAATCCTGTTTGGCGGTGATCTGTGTGACTATTAGATCAAAGAACTCTTCGAGTACATCGTCGGGCGTGTGACCGTCAAAATCTTCGCGCAGTTGCAAGTCAGATGTGCGGCGAACGCGTTTTTGCCATTCAGATAACAGGCTTGCGCGCTGGGTGGTGAGTACGCGATGCAGGTTTTGTTCTGTGTTTTTCATAACTAGAGGTTAATAATATCACGCCAAATGTATAAGTGTCAAGATATTTGGGCTTGCGCTTTGGGTAGAAATATGGAAAATTAACGTTAAATGGCTTTTATGTATCGGGAGAACGCGCATGGACATGGCTACGGATTATAGTGCTTCTATTCTGGAGGGGCTGGGGGAGGGTATCGTGGCTTTTGATAAAACACATCGGGCGGTGATGGCCAATGCACATCTGATTGCGTTGATGGGGTGGGACAATCAGGCTGTTTGTGGCGCATCGCCAGAGGTGCTATTTGCCCAGCGCCCTGAGTTGTTGCGGATTTTGAACGAGGGTATGAGAAACAAGGTACTGGTGTCAGATACGGATTTGGTACACCACAATGCCGACGGTGGATTGCAGCATTTGCGCGTGAGCACTTCGTTTTTAGATACAGATACGCAGGGCGGGCTGGTGCTGGCGGTGCGCGATATATCTGAGATAAAGCGGATGGAGTGGGAGATCTTTCAGGTTGAAAAGATGACGGCGTTGGGGCGTTTGGCCGCTTCTGTTGCCCATGAAGTGCGCAATCCTCTGGGGGCGATTGATATTCAGTTGCAATTGTTGGAGGAAGATCTCAGCGCGTTGTCAAGTGCGTTAAAAGAGCGCCTTTTGGGGCGGCTCAATATCGCGCAGACAGAGATGAAACGTCTCGACCGCCTCGTGTATAATTTTTTGCGTTTTTCGCGTACGCCCAAACTTCATTTGCGGCAGGTGTCTCTCAACGATGTGGTTCGCCGCGTTTTTGAGTTGGTCTCGCCCGAAGCACGCGAGCGCGGCATTGTGTTGCGTCTGGAACTTTCCGAGGATCTGCCCGCGATTAATGGAGATGAAGACCAACTCGGTCAAGCCGTGCTCAATATTGTGGTGAATGCCTTTCAGTCTATGGCCACTGGTGGCGATTTGACTGCCCGGACGCAAACCGAGTCGGGGCAGGTGTGTTTGATGCTTACAGATACGGGTTGCGGGATTCCGGAAGAAGAGGTGGATCGCATTTTCGAGTTTTATTATACGACAAAAGATGAGGGTACCGGGTTGGGGTTGTCTATTGCCCAGCGCATTATTTATCAGCACGGAGGGCATATTGATGTCGAGAGCCGCCCCGAACGGGGAACGACCTTCCGGGTGTATTTGCCCGAGCATGAGATACGATAGAGGTAACTTATGGATGCGAGTGAGATTCGGCTTTTGATTGCCGATGATGAGTACTATATCTGCGAGGGTCTGCGGGAGGCGATGGCCAAAGACGGTTATCGGGTTGATGTGGCTTATGATGGGAATCAGGCAAAAGCACTTATGGAGGCCCATGAGTATGATGCCGCAATTTTTGATCTCAAGATGCCGGGACAGGATGGTCTGGCACTTTTGAAGTGGGTGCGCGGTGCAAATCGCGAAATTGGCGTTATTGTGATTACGGCTTATGGAGAGGTGGAGACGGCTGTTGAAGCCATGCGGCGGGGGGCTTATGATTATTTGACCAAGCCGGTAGATTTGAAGCGGTTGCGCCTGTCTTTGGAGCGTTTGCTGGATCACCAGGCACTGGTCGCGGAGAATCGCGTATTGCGGGCGCGTCTGGATTCCAATGGCGAAAATGGAGATGTTGTGCATCGAAGTGCTGCCATGGAACAGGTTAGTGATACCATAGCGCAGGCGGCAATGACCGATGTGCCGGTTTTGATTACCGGGGAAACGGGGACGGGGAAAGAACTCGTGGTGCGTGCGATTCATCAGGCGAGCGCGCGGCGAAATGCACCCCTGGTGGCGATGAATTGCGGGGCGTTTGCCGAGACATTATTTGGCAGCGAGTTGTTCGGTTATGTAAAAGGCGCGTTTACGGGTGCGACAGCGGATAAGGCGGGTTTTTTTGCCGCGGCTGAAGGCGGGACGCTTTTTTTTGATGAAGTGGGTGAAATCCCTTTGCCCAATCAGGTCGATTTGCTTCGCGTATTAGAAGAAAAAGCCTATCGCCCGGTGGGGAGTACCAAAGCGGTGGCCGCAGATGTGCGAACTATTTTTGTCACCAATCGCGATCTCGAGCGAGAAGTGGCAGAAGGACGGTTTAGAGAAGATTTGTATTATCGCATCAATGTGGTGCCCATTCGCCTGCCACCGCTTCGCGAGCGCGTCGAAGATATTCCGCTTTTGATCGATGTGTTTTTTGACACTCTGTGTGTGTTGCACCACAAAGCGCGCAAGGAGTTGACTCCCGATGCAATGGACAGGGTTCTGGCTTATTTCTGGCCCGGCAATGTGCGCGAGTTGAAAAATACCATTGAGCGCATTGTGGTGACCTGCGCAGATCAGAAGGTGGATGTGGATCATTTGCCTTCTCGAATACGCGATGCCCAGAATGAGACAGATACTATAACGGTTGAACTCGGTACATCGCTTGCAGAAGTGGAACGCGCGCTGATCGAAAAAACACTGGCGCATGTGACGGCAAATCGGAAGGAGGCCGCAGCTCTGTTGGGGATCAGTGTTCGCGCGTTGCAATACAAGATCAAGGCGTATAACCTGCGCTAATTTTCAAAAACGCAATTTTTGCATTTTAGTTATAAAACAGGGTGCAATTTTTGCATGTTAAAAAGAAAAAAAAGAATGTGTAGATACGACTTTATAATCTTTTTGCAATATAAACAATAAGTTATGTCTGCAGGTGTTTTTTTGGCACGGATATTGCTGTAATATCAGAGCGCGTTTATCGCGGATTTTTGATATTGGAGATTAACCTTATGTTTTTATTGATGTTAATGCGTTATTCTCCTTTTATAGAAAATGTCTTATAGTTTGAAAGTGCAATTTCTGCATTTTGTTGCGTGTGGGGGCCAGGTGACTCAAACGACAATTTTACCCGAAGACGATGTTTTTCATTTTGATGTTTCGCTTCTTGTACCCGAGTTGCAATCACAAGATCGTCTGGGGGCGATCAAAGAACTGGTCGATCGGCTCTACGGGCGCAGGAAGGTGGTCGATAGTCTGAAGTTTTTGCAAACTATTCTGGATCGAGAAGATCAGATGAGTACTGTTTTGGGCCGGGGTGTTGCACTGCCCCATGCGCGATGCCGCTCGGTTGCTCAGCCCGGTGTGGCATTGGGTATTTCTCAGACGGGTATTGCTTTTCCCCCAGATGCAGAACCCGTTCACGTTATATGCATGGTTGCTGTACCCGATGCGGCTCCTGTGCCTTATCTATCGGTTTTGAGCAATTTGGCACTGTTGTTTAAAAATTCAGATGTGCGAGCGGGTTTGATGGCTTGCGACACATCGATGAGTATGTATCAATTTATGACGAAACATCTGGCGCAAATTCGCAAGATGTCGGCTCCCCATTCTGTTTTATAGTAATTCTCCCCCATATTTTTAGGAGGTTCCCCTTGCCTGGAATTATGATACAAGATAGTGAGTCTCTGGATTTGTATCTGCGAGACATTGCCTCGTCTGAACCCCTTTCGAGTGCAGAAGAAATTGAACTGGCAAAGAAGATCCATAAGGGTTGCCAGAGATCCAGAGATAAACTGGTTGCGGCCAATCTCCGTTTTGTGGTGAGTGTGGCGCGCGAATATCAAAATCACGGGGTGCCTCTGGCCGATTTGATCAGCGCGGGCAATATGGGCCTGATGACGGCTGCCGAGCGCTTTGATGGCACGCGGGGTTTTAAGTTTATTTCCTATGCTGTCTGGTGGATCCGCCAGGCGATTCACCAGAGTCTGGCACAGGATTCGCGGGTTGTGCGGTTGCCCATTAACCGCATTGATTTGTTGCACAATATTTCAAAGGTGTCGCGCGAACTGAGGCAGTCAAGCGAGACCGAACCCGAACCCGAAACCGTGGCCAAAGAACTCGGCGTGTCAGTGGAGATGGTTCAGGATACGCTTATGCGCGCGCGCGATGTCTGGTCTCTGGATGCGTCTTTCCGCGAGGAGGACGACCACAGTTTGCTGCATGTGTTGCCCGATAAGACGCAAAAGGCACCGGATGAGGAGGTTGTAGAAGATTCGGTGCGCGAACAGGTAAAAGATGTGCTCACGTCTCTGGATGACCGGGAGACCGAGGTTTTGCGCCTGTATTTTGGTCTGGGCGGTGAAGAGCCGCTTACGCTTGAAGAGATCGGCGTTCGGTTCAATTTGACCCGAGAGCGCGTGCGGCAAATTAAGGAGAAAGCACTTCGCAGATTGCGCCATCCGCGTCGTCGCTCGCGGCTTGAGCCACTGCTGGAAGTGACCTGATTTTTTAAGAGCACCTTTTGGTGCTCTTTTTTTTGCGTTTTTTTGGCTTGACAGCGCGCAAATCGAAAAATATACTGTAGCTGTTCGTTTTTCGGATGATAACTCGCAGGGAGATCGAAATGAAACGCCTGATGATATGCCTTCTGTCTGTGTTCGCGATGCAGGGTTGTAGTGACCGTCTGTCGGATATGCAGACACAACTGGCAGGTACGTGGGTCTTGCAAACTCGCAAATTACAAGATGGGACGGTGTTGCGCGCCCCGCATATAAAAGGGGCACTTTTTTGGGAGCCTATCAGTTCTCGAAAAGCACATATTACGCTCAATCTTCTCGAGGACTTAAAAGACGGTACGCCCAGGCGATTTAATTACGCTGCCAGTACGTATGAGATTTCTACATCGGCGATTACACGAGCCAGGCATGTGCTGGTTCGCCAGGGGTATCGGTCTTCTGCCGAAGCACCGATGTCGATTTATCCCAAGGCCAAGAGCGTGAAGGGCAAGATTACGGTTGAGGGCGATAAAATTGAGATCGCACACGATGAGCAGCAGTGGGTTTTTGAAGGCAATACAATGATTGCATCTTATGAGGGGGCATGGGTTGATACATGGATGCGGGTTCAGTAGGGTGTGATAAAAAAGACGAGGCGTACAAAAAAAGCCCCTGAATTTTCAGGGGCTTTCTTCGTTCGGCGCGCTACTTGAGGTAGAGCAGCCGTTGGGTCTGTACCCCGTTAGGATAGCTCAGGTGTGCGATGTAGATCCCCGTCGATAGCGAGACGCCCCGCTGGTCGAGGACATCCCACCGAATCTGGTAGGAACCTGCGGCCTGGGACTCATCCACCAGCGTGCGTACCGGCTGTCCCAGCACATTGTAGATCACCAATTGCACCGGGCCGGGGCTGGACAGGTGGTAGGTAATCAGGGTGGCGCTGTTGAAAGGGTTGGGAAAGTTGGGCGCCAGACCACTAACTTCCGGCACTGTCTCGACCACGGGCTTGGCTGCGGCCAGTGGTTCGACGCGTACGATCCTCATTCCGCCGCCCAGCGGCAGTTCCAGGACCTGGCGTTGATTGTGATTGAGAGGAATGCTGTGCCATTGGCCGACGGTTTCGCCAGCGGCGTTGCGGGCGCGGGCTATATAGTACCCACTCACGCCATCTGGGCTGGAGATGGTGAGGGACAAATAGCCATCGGCATCTGTGACAGCGTTATGGGCGTAGTCGGGCTGTTGGCCAGCGATAGATCGAGCAAACTCGACGGTCAACCCCTCGACGACGTCGCCTATAACTGTGGCTTCCACTTCTGTACGGGGATCAGTTGGGACGACAACCTCGGGTGCGCGCCCATAAAAACCCGACCCAATGACGTAGTGAGTTGGGACTACGCTTCCGTCTGGCCTTTGGATTTCACCGGTGAACTCGCGTGCGTATCCCACCTTGGGGATGTCGGCTCTGTCGGTGTCGTCAGTGGGGTCATCGAAGTAATACTCCACGAAGCCGCCTTCCGGGCTGCTGGCCGCCGCCTCGATGACCTGCGGCAGAACGAGATGTCCGCTCACGACATCTCGGACAGTCGCAACCAGAGGTTGAAGCTCGAATCTATTCGGAAACGCGCCGTGAAGTAGAATTGTGTTGCTGGTACGATCCAGGATGTAGAGGTACACGGAACCGTGTCGCCAGGGCCCGTTCGGATCCCGAAAGGCTATCCTGACCTTCGAGATAGCGCTTATACCTCCGGTTTCGTAGGCTGCGCGAAAGTAGATCATCGCTTGCGTGACGAAGGCCTTCAAGGTTTCGCGGTCCACCACGTCCCTGGCGGTAATGGTTGGGTCGCCGTAATCGATGTCTTCTTCAGTCAAGTGAGTTTCATTGAGATCGAACCCAGCGAGCACCACGATCGGGCTCTGAAAACCGAGTGAGAAGTAGACGCCGGCATAGCCGGAGGCGCCTGGTATGCCTGGTGACAGATCTGGAATAGGGGTGGTCGCATCGAATGCGCCGTCCGGTTCCTGAATCAATGTGCTCATGACGGCGCCGAACGCCTGGGCGGCGACAGCAGGATCAGGAGATACCAGATTGGCCAGATCGCTCATGGATACGCCCAGCCCGGAAAGGATCGCTCCATAAATCACGGGGTTGAGCAGCCTGCCCGACAATGACATGTCCTTCGCGTGAATGAACACCCTTCCGTCGGGCGTCAGGCTCACGATGTACGTGGAACCGGAACGCCAGATTCCATCGTCCTGCCTTGTGAGACATCCGATGTATGCCGCTCGTTCAAGAGTCGGTTGTCCCCGGGACTCGCTCCTAAAGAAATCTCTCGCGGCCAGCGCGAATTCCTCCAAGCTCGCGCTGCCGTCTTCAACCTGTTGCGCCGTCACACGCGGATCCGGAGGAGGCGTCACGCCGGGAGGAAGTGGACAATCTGCCAGGGCGGGAGGCGCATTGGAAAAGACGCCGGCCAGCACGAGCAGTCCGACAACAGGAATCATGTATGTGAATGATGTTCGAGTTTTCGTCACGATGGTTCTCCTTCTCAAAAAATTGGCACTACTTGAGGTAGAGTAGCCGTTGCGTCTGCACCCCGTTAGGATAGCTCAGACGTGCGATGTAGATCCCCGTCGATAGCGAGACGCCCCGCTGGTCGAGGACATCCCACCGAATCTGGTAGGAGCCTGCGGCCTGGGACTGATCCACCAATGTGCGTACTGGCTGTCCCAACACATTGTAGATTACCAATTGCACCGGACCGGGGCTGGACAGGTGGTAGGTTATCAGGGTGGCGCTGTTGAATGGGTTGGGAAAGTTGGGCGCCAGACCACTAACTTCTGGCACTGTCTCTGCTGCCAATACTGGCTCGGATACGGCCACTGGCTTGGATGCGGCCAGTGGTTCGACGCGTACGACCGTCATACCGCCGCTTAGGGTCAGTTCCAGGACCTGGCGTTGATTGCGATTGAGAGGAATGCTGTGCCACTGGCCGACGGTTTCGCCGTCGGCGTTGCGGGCGCGTGCCTGATAGTAACCACTGACCCCATCTGGGTTGGAGATGGTGAGGGACAAAGAGCCATTGGCATCTGTGACGGCGTTATAGGCGTAGTCGGCTGGCTGGCCAGCGATGGATCGAGCAAATTCGACGGTCAACCCCTCGACGGCATCGCCTGAGACCGTGGCTTCCACTACCGTATGGGGTTCAGTCGGGACAACGTCGGGCGCACGCCCATAAAACCCCGACCCAATGATGAAGTTGTACGGGACTACCCTTCCACCTAACTCGGTTTGCGTTTTGAACTCGCGTGCGTATCCCACCTTTGGGATATCGGCGCTGTCTGTGTCGTCAGTGGGATCGTCAAAGTAATACTCCACGAAGCCGCCTTCCGGGTCACTTTTCGCCGCTTCGATGACCTGCGGTAGTATGAGTTCTCCAGTAACGACGTCTCGGACAGTCGGTATCAGAGGTCGAAGCTCGTATCTGTTCGGAAACGCAGCGTGTATTTGGATTACGTTGCTGGTAGTATCCAGGACATAGAGGTACACGGAACCGTGTCGCCAGGGCCCGTCCGGATCCCGAAGTGCGATCCTGGCTATCCCACCGGGGAAATTGCCGGTTTTCCGAAGTTCGAGACAGTACTCCCCTGCTGCCGTGACGAAGGCTTTCAGGGTTTCTCGATCTACCACGTCCCTGGCGGTAACGGCCGGGGTAATGTGATCGATCTCTTCTTCAATTAGGTGAGTTTCATTGAGCTCGAAACCGGCCATCATCACAAGCGGGCCTCTAAAAAAGTCCGACCAATATGTGGCGGCGTAGCCGGAGGCACCCGGTATGCCAGGTCGCAGGCCTGGTATAGGGGTGGTCGCATCGAATGCGGCATCCGGTTCTTGCGACAATATATTAACCACTTCGGCATTAGCCTGGGCGGCAATAGCAGAATCGGGAGATGCCAGGTTGGCCAGAACGGTTGAGGGTACTCCCAGGGTAGAAAGGATCTCTGCATAAATAAGGGGGTTGAGTCGCCTGCTCGACAATGCCATGTTCTTCGCGTGAATCAAAATACTGCCATCGGCCCTCATAATCACGAGGTAGGTGGAACCGGAATGCCAATAGCTCCCCTCTTGCCGGAAGAGACATCCATAGTATACCACTTGTCCCAGATTCTCAGCCGTCTGGAGCTGCATAACAAATCGTTCTCTCGAGGCCAGCGCGAAGTCCTTCAGGGTAGCGCTGCCGTCTTCCACCTGTTGCGCCGTCACAGGCGGGTCCGCAAGCGGCGTCACG
Coding sequences within:
- a CDS encoding ATP-binding protein, with product MDMATDYSASILEGLGEGIVAFDKTHRAVMANAHLIALMGWDNQAVCGASPEVLFAQRPELLRILNEGMRNKVLVSDTDLVHHNADGGLQHLRVSTSFLDTDTQGGLVLAVRDISEIKRMEWEIFQVEKMTALGRLAASVAHEVRNPLGAIDIQLQLLEEDLSALSSALKERLLGRLNIAQTEMKRLDRLVYNFLRFSRTPKLHLRQVSLNDVVRRVFELVSPEARERGIVLRLELSEDLPAINGDEDQLGQAVLNIVVNAFQSMATGGDLTARTQTESGQVCLMLTDTGCGIPEEEVDRIFEFYYTTKDEGTGLGLSIAQRIIYQHGGHIDVESRPERGTTFRVYLPEHEIR
- a CDS encoding T9SS type A sorting domain-containing protein yields the protein MTKTRTSFTYMIPVVGLLVLAGVFSNAPPALADCPLPPGVTPPPDPRVTAQQVEDGSASLEEFALAARDFFRSESRGQPTLERAAYIGCLTRQDDGIWRSGSTYIVSLTPDGRVFIHAKDMSLSGRLLNPVIYGAILSGLGVSMSDLANLVSPDPAVAAQAFGAVMSTLIQEPDGAFDATTPIPDLSPGIPGASGYAGVYFSLGFQSPIVVLAGFDLNETHLTEEDIDYGDPTITARDVVDRETLKAFVTQAMIYFRAAYETGGISAISKVRIAFRDPNGPWRHGSVYLYILDRTSNTILLHGAFPNRFELQPLVATVRDVVSGHLVLPQVIEAAASSPEGGFVEYYFDDPTDDTDRADIPKVGYAREFTGEIQRPDGSVVPTHYVIGSGFYGRAPEVVVPTDPRTEVEATVIGDVVEGLTVEFARSIAGQQPDYAHNAVTDADGYLSLTISSPDGVSGYYIARARNAAGETVGQWHSIPLNHNQRQVLELPLGGGMRIVRVEPLAAAKPVVETVPEVSGLAPNFPNPFNSATLITYHLSSPGPVQLVIYNVLGQPVRTLVDESQAAGSYQIRWDVLDQRGVSLSTGIYIAHLSYPNGVQTQRLLYLK
- a CDS encoding sigma-54 dependent transcriptional regulator; protein product: MDASEIRLLIADDEYYICEGLREAMAKDGYRVDVAYDGNQAKALMEAHEYDAAIFDLKMPGQDGLALLKWVRGANREIGVIVITAYGEVETAVEAMRRGAYDYLTKPVDLKRLRLSLERLLDHQALVAENRVLRARLDSNGENGDVVHRSAAMEQVSDTIAQAAMTDVPVLITGETGTGKELVVRAIHQASARRNAPLVAMNCGAFAETLFGSELFGYVKGAFTGATADKAGFFAAAEGGTLFFDEVGEIPLPNQVDLLRVLEEKAYRPVGSTKAVAADVRTIFVTNRDLEREVAEGRFREDLYYRINVVPIRLPPLRERVEDIPLLIDVFFDTLCVLHHKARKELTPDAMDRVLAYFWPGNVRELKNTIERIVVTCADQKVDVDHLPSRIRDAQNETDTITVELGTSLAEVERALIEKTLAHVTANRKEAAALLGISVRALQYKIKAYNLR
- a CDS encoding RNA polymerase sigma factor RpoD/SigA, coding for MIQDSESLDLYLRDIASSEPLSSAEEIELAKKIHKGCQRSRDKLVAANLRFVVSVAREYQNHGVPLADLISAGNMGLMTAAERFDGTRGFKFISYAVWWIRQAIHQSLAQDSRVVRLPINRIDLLHNISKVSRELRQSSETEPEPETVAKELGVSVEMVQDTLMRARDVWSLDASFREEDDHSLLHVLPDKTQKAPDEEVVEDSVREQVKDVLTSLDDRETEVLRLYFGLGGEEPLTLEEIGVRFNLTRERVRQIKEKALRRLRHPRRRSRLEPLLEVT
- a CDS encoding PTS sugar transporter subunit IIA; this encodes MTQTTILPEDDVFHFDVSLLVPELQSQDRLGAIKELVDRLYGRRKVVDSLKFLQTILDREDQMSTVLGRGVALPHARCRSVAQPGVALGISQTGIAFPPDAEPVHVICMVAVPDAAPVPYLSVLSNLALLFKNSDVRAGLMACDTSMSMYQFMTKHLAQIRKMSAPHSVL
- a CDS encoding T9SS type A sorting domain-containing protein — protein: MLAGVFFKTPPALAQVQIECPLPDGVTPLADPPVTAQQVEDGSATLKDFALASRERFVMQLQTAENLGQVVYYGCLFRQEGSYWHSGSTYLVIMRADGSILIHAKNMALSSRRLNPLIYAEILSTLGVPSTVLANLASPDSAIAAQANAEVVNILSQEPDAAFDATTPIPGLRPGIPGASGYAATYWSDFFRGPLVMMAGFELNETHLIEEEIDHITPAVTARDVVDRETLKAFVTAAGEYCLELRKTGNFPGGIARIALRDPDGPWRHGSVYLYVLDTTSNVIQIHAAFPNRYELRPLIPTVRDVVTGELILPQVIEAAKSDPEGGFVEYYFDDPTDDTDSADIPKVGYAREFKTQTELGGRVVPYNFIIGSGFYGRAPDVVPTEPHTVVEATVSGDAVEGLTVEFARSIAGQPADYAYNAVTDANGSLSLTISNPDGVSGYYQARARNADGETVGQWHSIPLNRNQRQVLELTLSGGMTVVRVEPLAASKPVAVSEPVLAAETVPEVSGLAPNFPNPFNSATLITYHLSSPGPVQLVIYNVLGQPVRTLVDQSQAAGSYQIRWDVLDQRGVSLSTGIYIARLSYPNGVQTQRLLYLK